In Phyllopteryx taeniolatus isolate TA_2022b chromosome 13, UOR_Ptae_1.2, whole genome shotgun sequence, the following are encoded in one genomic region:
- the zmp:0000000662 gene encoding RING finger protein 145, which yields MPRLEELANVALRVPSILALDLLYKYDIVGLTEHLRAKNEHMFCKYRWVICDMFYIGHLLIMLLLLLPLRHIVSVYLHVLVAMLLFVGHQRSKEYVLEELLACRQGALSFDRNAFKRFVWALTCQIILSTLCAFLMKTRKVWLFSAPVLPLLARLGSPPPPELLAVSGFATTLTEVAVGLFLLFGLYRLTEAALSLKLEVMALSRLLAVGISLWTQFAVPVLFSVFWLVLFAVHLCSNVVSGAASSAAHQGVLFFLLTGDACKKVFVLEVEVVLCVRSVSECCATPYSLLGLTFVVSYSALGLLNLCKLFLGGYDGVHNDNVMQRGVTEGVTLLLLALQTGLLGMQSMQRTFLLTIILFIVATSTLQSMGELTHPVVLALAASRNRSVCKHLRGLSMCLLLLVFPVFMAYKISQFFHMDFWLLILVAGCMLTSLQVTGTLFIYSLFMVELFRSEPMENLDEVIYWVNAVSRVLEFVVALCVVAYGAWESLLGEWSWMGASVIIIHSYCNVWLRAQSGWRSFLLRLEAVKKINSLPRATPQQLRRHNDVCAICFLEMKSAVVTSCDHLFHANCLSKWLHVQGTCPMCHQTIPAHPPTRHGPETDAGAPLEEAVDLEEEDVNSEEDPDDGPDEEIVI from the exons ATGCCTCGACTGGAAGAGCTGGCAAACGTGGCCCTGAGGGTGCCCAGCATCCTCGCGCTGGACCTGCTGTACAAGTATGACATTGTGGGCTTAACGGAGCACCTCAGGGCCAAAAACGAACACATGTTCTGCAAGTACCGATGGGTCATCTGCGACATGTTCTACATTG gtCACCTGTTGATcatgctgttgctgctgctgcctctGAGACACATTGTGAGCGTCTACCTCCACGTTCTCGTCGCCATGCTTCTTTTCGTGGGACACCAACGCTCAAA GGAGTACGTCCTGGAGGAGCTGCTGGCCTGCCGCCAGGGGGCGCTCTCCTTCGACCGCAATGCCTTCAAAAGATTCGTTTGGGCCCTCACAT GTCAGATCATCCTGAGCACGCTGTGCGCTTTCCTGATGAAAACGCGGAAGGTGTGGCTCTTCTCGGCGCCCGTGCTCCCCCTGCTGGCCCGCCTCGGCAGCCCTCCTCCGCCCGAGCTTCTCGCCGTCTCCGGCTTCGCCACGACGCTCACCGAGGTCGCCGTCGGCCTCTTCCTGCTCTTTGGGCTCTACCGCCTCACCGAGGCGGCGCTGTCACTCAAGCTGGAG GTGATGGCACTGTCCCGCCTGCTGGCGGTGGGTATCTCCCTGTGGACCCAGTTTGCCGTGCCGGTCCTCTTTAGCGTCTTCTGGTTGGTCCTCTTCGCAGTCCACCTGTGCTCCAACGTTGTGTCCGGCGCCGCCTCGTCCGCCGCCCATCAGGGTGTCCTGTTCTTCCTTCTCACTGG AGATGCctgcaaaaaagtatttgtccTTGAGGTAgaagttgttttgtgtgtccgCAGTGTTTCCGAATGCTGTGCCACGCCGTACTCCCTGTTGGGTCTGACGTTCGTGGTGTCCTACTCGGCTCTGGGCCTGCTCAACCTCTGCAAGTTGTTCCTGGGGGGCTACGACGGCGTGCACAACGACAACGTCATGCAAAG GGGGGTGACGGAAGGCGTGACGCTGCTGCTGCTCGCCCTGCAGACGGGCCTGCTGGGCATGCAGAGCATGCAGCGCACCTTCCTGCTCACCATCATCCTCTTCATCGTGGCCACGTCCACGCTGCAGTCCATGGGCGAGCTCACCCACCCGGTCGTCCTCGCCCTGGCCGCCTCCCGCAACAG GAGCGTGTGTAAGCACCTGCGTGGGCTCAGCATGTGTCTTCTTCTGCTGGTCTTCCCGGTGTTCATGGCGTATAAGATATCACAGTTCTTCCACATGGACTTCTGGCTCCTCATTTTGGTGGCTGGTTGCATGCTCACCTCCCTCCAG GTTACGGGCACGCTGTTCATCTACTCCCTCTTCATGGTGGAGCTGTTCCGCAGCGAGCCCATGGAGAACCTGGACGAGGTGATCTACTGGGTGAACGCCGTTAGCCGGGTGCTGGAGTTCGTGGTGGCGCTGTGCGTGGTGGCGTACGGCGCATGGGAGTCGCTGTTGGGCGAGTGGAGCTGGATGGGCGCCTCGGTCATCATCATCCACTCGTACTGCAACGTGTGGCTGCGGGCGCAGTCGGGTTGGCGCAGCTTCCTGCTCCGGCTGGAGGCGGTCAAGAAGATCAACTCGCTGCCTCGCGCCACGCCGCAGCAGCTGAGGCGGCACAACGACGTCTGCGCCATCTGCTTCCTG GAGATGAAGTCTGCAGTGGTCACGTCCTGCGACCACTTGTTCCACGCCAACTGCCTGAGCAAGTGGCTCCACGTGCAGGGGACGTGCCCCATGTGCCACCAGACAATCCCGGCTCATCCGCCCACCCGCCACGGCCCGGAGACGGACGCCGGCGCCCCTTTGGAGGAAGCCGTTGACTTGGAGGAGGAAGACGTCAACTCGGAGGAGGATCCCGATGACGGTCCAGACGAGGAGATAGTTATTTga